The sequence tttacttttacacgGTTTTATTCGGTTctatatttattcttattctAATTTCTAACATCAAAAGattccatttttttataatttttaaaatggctCATCAAATATCAATGGCAGTCGGGGtaaaacataaatgatagaatgaaaatttaaatgctGTTACATATTTGTTATGACAGCTGGCAGCATCGACACACTGTCAGATTAAAACTTCTAGATAGTTGAACTTTCTATTTTTTTGGTTCGAAATATCGAATACGATAGGCACCTGCCAGAAGTCAGCACTCAGCAGACAGAatgtcaaaatttattaacagtgAAGGCTGGCTACAAATTATTGAGATTTGAGACCGTAGATGTAGAATGTAGattgcaaaaatatttttttaaatacgaaTATTATGATACTTACATgatatgtttgtttttctgtgtAACACAAtgaaacttataataatttagaacAAATGTGTGAGAAATAAAAGAGTAGATATGTTAGTTTTCAAATGTGCTTTAATATTCTTCTTTTCGACTTTTGTGTTGTCgtaagtaaaacaaaaatgtgtattctttaaaattcttaaattattttcgtcgTATTTTTAGAATTCTGAAAtagaaaagatttatttattctaaatcatcaaaaattaatctatttaaaataatggaaaTTCTGTTGCTTAGAGTACTTTCACTTTCCAAAACACATTTGACTAaagttttgttttcttttagaCTAAGTTCGCAAGTTGCAAAAGTGTATTCGTTGGGAATTGGTCTTTCCTGTTTATACTTTATCAGTGGAGCATTGGGTAAATAGAAACACTTATGCCtttttttacaattgtttttttacttacaattatatttatatacaatttaaactaataaaatgttttcagCTGGCAAAATCCTGTATGACAGATACCAGTACATTCATATCCTTGGCTCACTAACACCTAATCCAAATGTGACCTTGTATGTAAACAGAATAGCTTCTACTTCTGCATCATTCCTCTCATTGGGCTTCCTCAGTTACCTTTTTCTTGTCTTATTTCAGGTAAGAATgacgatttataaaaaaatgtaattgaatAGTAAtcctaatattatatagtttattaaagtaaaataaattactcatCAATATCTTAGCCAACATTATTTTTAGGCAGGTTTTCAGGTTGTTAAGTAACAAGATAGTTCTCTACTGTTTGGTTTGATGTCAAAACTAATAAAGTATAGTTATATATGTAAACAATGTAATAAGGGCATGAAGTATGTGGTAATATGATCCAAATGGCCAGTATTCATTAAGGTTAATGTCTTAAAGATCTTAGTAAACCACAAGTTATGAAACTGGGTCAGTGCTCTATGTAGCTTGCTGTCTAAGTGAATGTTGTAagaattacataaaatttacaaaactgttttattaaaatatatatatttcacttaaaattataatgaaagaAAGATTAAACTATGTTAGTACAGTCATGCTCTAGttgatttaatgaattttcaaTTTCCTGTTGAATTTAAAGATACAAACAGATGTTTCAGCATTGAGGCAATTAGTCAAATCAATACAAATGTGACATTACAGTACACCAATTTATCActtaaaactgtttttgttttttataaaatgttagttGACTAATCATATATTGATATGCCTCTTAAGCCACCCTTTATATAGCTTTAACGAAGTTTAACATGTTTCCAGAAAGATGAAACCACTCTCAGAGcacttacaatatttttatgtggATGTGGGTCTCTTTATATGTGGGTAcaggtatgtatttttttaaatatgtaatatgttttcTTATAGCAGTACGTCACTGCTAGGGCATCGAAACTCGGTTCAATTTTGAAAACCCGGGTTTTCGGGTCTAAGAGTAATCAAAACCCGGGTAGACCGGTTTTTTCGAGCATTTCGatctttttatagattttttttaaaatgcactaatcTGCGTTTATATATCGATTTCCTAcaatgaatacaaaatatataggaCGAggaagaatttaaataaataaaacagtactttacaaattacaaaaacagttttaatgtttaaaaaagtgaaaaagatttattttttcttcagaatattaagtaaaaagtaGTTATGCATTTTACTCATTATATAAACAACATAGTTAAGATATACCCTCTGACCATCTGACCACTTAAAAAAGAGAGGAACGCTCTCGCTGTCGCGTACCGCCATTCTCGAAGAGTGCTATTTCCACCCTCACAGTAGTAAGCAAATCGTCTGATGGACAAGCTGATCCAGTTTTAGGAGCAGTATTATCAGTAGCAACAGCTTGACTTAACTGTTTGTTCAGTTCCTCTTCATTTATCTAAGTAGACAACTGAATGTCAATTTCTCGCAGGCCTTGGTCTGGCGCTGGCAAATTTTTAAgaggtatattttgttttttggttGTGCGTTTAATCAGATTATCAATTTCGTTTAGCATTTCAACACCTGTAGGCCgataaaaaacagttttatcttCATTTTTCATATCACATATTGTTCTCAAAATATTTACCCGGATTTGCCAAGTACTGTAGTGTTGCTGCTTgagttagtattttttttgcgCATCGTTTGCTCAATGCAGTTGCCATTTTGTTACTTAGTGGTGTCTTTATTTCATCCATTTTCTTCAATGCAAATGTAAGGGAAACATCAGCTATAATTAATGTTGCATCGCGTCGACAAAGCGCCTCGCCAtccaatatttattgaatctTATCTTTATTTCTCCAGTCATCATCACTAAATGCAATAtctgtttttaaatcatttaaagcGACGAGCTTCTCTACACCCTCCCCTCTCCACTGCTCCACACTTCACTTCATTCATGTCTTGAGATGGACGCGCGGAACGCGAATTTAACTTGCAAGGCTTGTTTTATTGGTAGGAACGTAGCAACGAAGCTACTTTTTacgtacaataataatttatcaaagcgtctttttattccatttacttattattgcATTCAAAGTGgcttaaacttaataaataacaaaaacaaaagtattaaaaaaaaacccgaAAAACccgagttttaaaaattaaacccggGTTTTTTTGTAATCCTCAGAACCGGGAAAACCCGGGTTTTTTCGGTCCGGGTAAACCCGGGCTCGATGCCCTAGTCACTGCTCTATGAAATGTTTCTCAAAGATCCTgcatatagatatatttaatttgtatcatagagaaaagaaaatacattatgccattattcatttattccttaattttttccatatttatgatagttaaaaccttattatatctttcaatatttttttatatggcaACCTATTTATCATTTACAGAGTTTACTCACAACATATAtatcaactttattttatgAGAAAAGATTGACAGTATTGAGACAATACCTAGCCAATTTGAGCTTCCTGTTTCTAGTTCTTATGGCAATATTTGGGACCTTATCTGTATTTTTGCCAGAAGGtaaatatcatatattttcttattggAAAGGTTTAATATTAAGCTTTTTTGTcatatctattttaatttaactatttcCTTATTAATTTCAGGTGATTCTAGTGTAATGTACATTTGTAACATATTATCATCTCTTAGCGGATACACAATGACAACTATtttctgtatatatattttgtcatttGAAAAGGAGTATGCATATTTTTCGGAGGTAAGATTTgactgaatataaataaatatatttgacatTCTTAaagaaatcagtggcgctacaaccctggccttagatttctatatctgtttcgaGATCATTTTTGTCTTTATACGCAAGTGATCAAGCTTCTGAACCTAACTTAGGTATGTtgatttttaggtctaagcaatgttggtttcctcacaatggtTTTCTTCTGTGTGAGCAACTAACACTCGCTAGGGTGTTTGTTGCTTACGTAGAAAATGTCTGTTGGTGCACAGCAGTATTTTCGAACCCAAccacatattatttaatatcaacCACCACACCAGACTTACCCCCAGATTCTTAGCGCTAACCGGACTCCCGGCTTTCAAAGAGAGTCACAGTTTCCGCTAAGGTAGaagtcaaataaaatgtaattatatagGTAGAAGTTATTACACGctgataataaaattttgaaacaGTAATTTATCTGttgtactataatatataaaaaaccgtCCATCCAGTGGTCtacgttatatttttttaagataggCGCGGACGAACTTACTCAGAGAAGCACCATTTACGTGTGTTTTGCGCACCCTAAACACTATATCTTGtgagacggatatatttagttgcacactggctagttataaaatggtttaagtttttacttgttttgtttatacatattatgttttacgttagttttctattgcattagtattaagttactgtaaaaataggaaataaggagataaataaataaaacagttatATTGTTTTCAGGGAATCCGTTCCAATATGTTAATAGATGACACCTGTTCGTTGAACAATGCGTCAGTCGACGAAAGTTTACTGGATACACCTACAATAAGGAGGATATTGCCCCGTACTGTGTCCTGACAAGAAGCCGTGCCCGCGGGCACGGTAAAAGCGCCATCTTACGGCAGCTTTAACGAAACGAATTTCGAAATTTCGGAAAACCATTTCTCGCAAGAGTCGAGCCCCGATAACGACAGTGGCATGTCCTCGGGTGAGAACGATGACTCTCTTAAAGTCAAGTGCCTAAACGATAGTGTAAGATGGAATGAGATTCCCAGTTGTTCTAATATAAATGTGATTCCCAATGATTTCATTGTGATCAACGTGACATGTGATGTCGAAAAACCTGAAAGGACGGTAGGTACAAATATAAGTGATTGTGATAACTCAAGTATTTTAAGCGTAGAGTCTAGTTTAGTTCCTGTGGGGAATAACGAACTCGTCCAATCGGATAGTcagaaattggtgagcctctCGCTCTCAATACTGTTGGCTGCGATTCTACAGGCGATGCGTTGTTTCGCCCAATTCTTAGAGGACATTGTAGCTCCTCAGCGGTTATGAGAATTAAGTtcctgttaattttatttgcacATTGCTTTTAATATGCGTTTGATATCAGTATTTTAAGTGTACGAAAAGGGTAAAATCTATCGTATCAATGTATTTGAAACGTCCAATTTAATATTAGGCATATTTACAAAAGCCCATCAAGGACCGTTGATAGTATCTGTGTGGTAACCGGTGTGGCCACGCGAACctatataattcatatttgttGCGCGTCATTTCAtgtattcacaaaaaaaaacaatttttcattttttatattaagatctgtcgacaaaaaaattaatttattagtactGCGACCTTAAATCCAGCGACGGTTGTCTTTCTGGTAATagcatactttttttatttcttaagcTGTACTCATTATaacttaatagttaaaaaaagagtaccgagagttttttacgccggctttttctctcggcctacaacctctgtcttctttgccgatgagtagggatgtctaccgattcaaattcaATGACGtgaaataagtgatacctgtatcttatgttccataataaacataataaacatattcttTATCTTTCGCTTAGTATACCTACTATAGACAAGGTTAGCAACATTTTTAACTGTTCACAACTTGATGGTCTCTTTTATTATGCATTTGTAATTAGGTGATCTGTGAGACCATAGACTTAAACGGAATTGTATATCTCATAGAGATTTTCTgctgtttttaattactatttaccCTGTTTTTTTGCTTATGGCTTATTTTACTGCTTTTTTAAATGGTTGTGTTAagtagtataatttttataaactgtTCCTTGTTAGTAACTCATAGGTAATAGAAAAGCATTTTCGGTTATTCATAAGATAAAGGAGACCTATAGAATATTTTGACTAAATATTTTGTAGATGGGTATAAAAatcatgatttaaaaaaaaatctttgtatTAATTAGCATCAAAGCAAATACGTGAGTTACACGAGGGAGTAATAAGAAAACAcaatttctaataataatttaataaattattgaaatacacAAATACTAACACacatcaaataaattatgaggttaaataggtttatttttctatttattgtcTTTACATGGAGGCCTCGTTGATAACTGTTATCAGTCTGTTGTTTGTGTTATGGCACTTTTTCTTCCATTTGATGGAGTGTTCAGGCGTGTCGTGGTTCGAAGGCTGTGGCGAGTTTGCCACAACTATGGACCAACGTCGGCCTCGACGCTCGTTTACATTTGGCAGTTCCGCTATTAAGTTGTTCTCGTATTCGCTTAGCATTAGATAGTTTTCTACCTGCAAAGATATGAGGCAAATAGTGAGTATATATTgagcatttattttgtaagaaTTTGCTCCATTTACAGACCATAGATAAGCTGTAatatcttttttgtttttttaaaccgtATTAGAAAgaccaggcaaccctaattcGTAACTTggctatttcatttattaaaaacagttttttatcctttacaatattttgacaaataattacaaaaatttacggaAAAATGTCAACATTTGTAAGTGttacaatattacaaatacatgaTCACTTGTATGTTAActcaaaaaaatgaatttattttaaattgtgtacTTGTACCATATCTTAAAaagataacaaattatttcatagaTCAGGTGTAGATCATGTTATgacaatgtatttttatgcAAGTTCCAACTATTAGTAGCCAAGTATAAAGCTGGGATAAGTTGTTATGCTTAAATTGCTGAACAAATATTGAggaatattgtttatttatttgtaccttTGCCCTATTTACGCTCAGTAGCAAGCTTAATACTTACTTAAAACCTATATGTAAAGTGCCAAAAACTTATCAAACCATTTGGCAATTGTTACCGGCACATAATCATCACcttgaaaatgttttatttttattaattagtttaccGAATGGTTCAGATATGAATATGGCACTGTTAATGAGCTGGTATATTAGtgataatttgattttaaaaagctCTCTAGTACTGtagtcaattatttttttatttttgtattttatcgcat is a genomic window of Pieris napi chromosome 2, ilPieNapi1.2, whole genome shotgun sequence containing:
- the LOC125063082 gene encoding uncharacterized protein LOC125063082 isoform X2, which translates into the protein MLVFKCALIFFFSTFVLSLSSQVAKVYSLGIGLSCLYFISGALAGKILYDRYQYIHILGSLTPNPNVTLYVNRIASTSASFLSLGFLSYLFLVLFQKDETTLRALTIFLCGCGSLYMWVQSLLTTYISTLFYEKRLTVLRQYLANLSFLFLVLMAIFGTLSVFLPEGDSSVMYICNILSSLSGYTMTTIFCIYILSFEKEYAYFSEGIRSNMLIDDTCSLNNASVDESLLDTPTIRRILPRTVS
- the LOC125063082 gene encoding uncharacterized protein LOC125063082 isoform X1, with product MEILLLRVLSLSKTHLTKVLFSFRLSSQVAKVYSLGIGLSCLYFISGALAGKILYDRYQYIHILGSLTPNPNVTLYVNRIASTSASFLSLGFLSYLFLVLFQKDETTLRALTIFLCGCGSLYMWVQSLLTTYISTLFYEKRLTVLRQYLANLSFLFLVLMAIFGTLSVFLPEGDSSVMYICNILSSLSGYTMTTIFCIYILSFEKEYAYFSEGIRSNMLIDDTCSLNNASVDESLLDTPTIRRILPRTVS